The Methylocella silvestris BL2 DNA segment AGAAACCTGGCAGAACGCGAACCTGACGGCAACGGCGGCAGCGGCGTCCATAACGGGGCGTCCCAGAAGGGTGCCTGATGTGCCTTGGTTTTGGACCGATCAACTTGGTCATAACATCCAACTAGCCGGAAAATTTGACGAATTCACAACTAGTTATGAACGCTATGGGGTGAATGAAGGTAGTAAAGTATTCCTGTATCTTAAGAGGGATATATTGGTCGGCGCCGCGACAGTGGATGCCGGTCGAGAAATGTCGTTATGCCGGCGCCTGATTCAGGCTTGCAAGCGAATAGAGCCCGAATTGTTAGAGCCTGCCCGTCTGGATATGGCGGCATTGCAGGCGGCTCTCAAAGTTTCCTTAGTTTAGAGCCTTGTGCGGCGCTTGAATGAACGACGCGATGCCATCTCAGTAGACGGAAACGCGACACTGCCGGAGGGATTAATGGATACCACAACGCTGCAGCGCCATAGTCTATTGGAGGAGGCTCCGCCGGATCTGATTTCCAGACACGCGTGCATGAAAGTCGCGCAACATCGTCTGCATTTATGTGGCCGCTCGCTCCACGACCGCGGGTACCTTCGGCATTTGAGTTTGGGCAACGTCGACCTTTCTAGCCTCGGTTTCGGTTCAGAAGCCGTTGTCGAAGGGGCAGCGCCTGCCCATTACTACTACATTCAAATGGTGCTGTCCGGTCAACTGGGCCTCGAGTCTCAGGGGAACTCTGTTGTCGTAGATTGTAAGTCTTTGGCGGTGATTAATCCTTCTCGCAAGCTTAGTCTGCACCACTCTGAAGATTGCCGAAAATTGATTGTGCGCATTCGCAGCGATGTCGTGGAACGAGAGTTAGCAAATATCCTTGGCTCGCCGGTACGCGATCCCGTCAATTTCGTAAGTACCATGGGCGCTGACGGTCCTGGTTTGAGACGTTTAATCCGCACGATCGACTATGTCTGTCAGGAAGTGGACGACCCATTTTCCCGTTGCGAGACCGTCCACGTTTATGAACGGATCGAAGGGCTCTTGTGCTCGGCAATACTGACAGGAGTACCGAACGATTACTCTGAAGAGATCAGCCGCCTTGGTGAACATAATGGTCCTAGCTATCTTCGACGCGCGGAGCGTTACGTTAAATCCCGTTTGTCTGAGACAATTTCAATTGATGACCTCGTGAATGCTTCCGGGGCAAGTATGAGGACTTTGTACAAGGTGTTTAATACGCACCACAACGCGACGCCCATGGGCTACGTTAAGCGCATACGTTTAGAGCATGCCCGGCGAGAATTGGAGAATATCGATGGTTCAGTTAGGACCGTCGCCGAGGTTGCCATGGCAGTTGGTATGGAACATCTCGGCAATTTTGCAGCGGATTACAAGAAAATCTATCACGAATTGCCTTCAGAAACATTGCGACGAAATAGACAGTAAGTAAGTATATGTTTGTAAAGCCAACAATTCTACGAAAAGCGTTTAATTCATACGCGATATGTCTTACGCGCGGGTCACAGAGCGTGACTTTAGCCGCATCGCGTAGGAACAGGCTTGATGGAAATGAGTCCCAATACGATCCTTGGGTCGGGAATATCGGCGCTGATCTTATGATTGGAACTATGCCGGTGTCGAAGAATCTGGAGGCGGGCGCGATGGTTGGTATCAATCTCAAGTCCGACGGATTTGAGTGCGCGGTTCGGTTCGGCCTGCCCGTCACGCCCGAGGGCGTCGAAATGCTGCGGATACAGCCGAACTTTTCTCACCTCAAGGTTGCGATCGACGGGACGGCGGCGGCGCGCAAATCCAAACAATACGTCCTCCAGAAGGAGAGCAAGAACGTAATCAATCCGAAGCCTGCCACAATCGATTCCTCCGTTGGTCTGAAGTTGTGACATGGCCAGCGAACGCTTCACCCTCACTCTGGAAGGCCATGGCGCGAGCTCGGGCTATGCGGACGAACGCGTGCTGGTGGCGTTGGAGCGCGCCCAGGGTTTTGGCCAGATTAAAAACATGCCGTGCCGTCTACCCGTGGGATGTCGCCGCGGCGGCTGCGGCATCTGCCGCGTGCGTGTCCTCGCGGGCGCCTATCGCCGCGATCCGATGAGCCGGACGCATGTTTCCGTGGAAGATGAAGGCGCCGGGTTGGTGCTCGCCTGCTGCATCTATCCGCTTTCCGATCTTTCGCTGCGGCTGGAGCCTCCGGCCGCGGTCAAAGGAATGGGCCAAAAGGCCATCCAACAAGGCTGAGGAGGAATTACCATGGCTATTTCAGGGGTGCTGCGCCCAGGCTTCATCCAGCTCCGCGTGCTGGACATGCCGGGTTCGATCGACCATTACACCAAGCGCATCGGCATGCACCAGGTCACCGAGGGGCCCGACGGCCGCGTCTATCTCAAAACGGCGGACGAATTCGATCATCATTCATTCGTTCTGCGCCGCGCCGATACGGCAGGGTACGACCTGATGGCGTTCAAGGTGCTCGAGGACGCCGATCTCGACAAGTTCGAGAAGCGCATCGCCGATTACGGGATCGCCGCTGATCATGTGCCCGCCGGCGAAATGCCGGGCATCGGCCGCCGCATCGGTTTCAAGATTCCCTCCGGGCACCGTATCGAGCTATTCGCTCATTCGGAACAATCCGATCCCAAGCCGCGCGTCCACAATCCCGATGTTTGGGAAGTCGAACCGCACGGCATGCGTGCGCTCCGCTTCGATCACGCCCTGCTCTATGGTCCGGAGATCGAGAAGAACCTCAACTTCTTCGAGAAGGTTCTCGACTTCCGCTGCGCCGAGCGCGTCGACATGCCCGACGGCCTGCTGGCGATCTGGCTCAGCTGCGGCATGAAGGCGCATGACATTGCCTTCGTTAAATACCCCGAGCCGGGCAAATTCCATCACGCTGCCTTTGATCTTGAAAACTGGAACGACGTCGGCAACGCCGCCGACATCCTGACCCGCTACGACATCTCGATAGACATCGGTCCTACCCGTCACGGCATCACGCGCGGCCAGACGATCTATTTTTTCGACCCCTCCGGCAATCGCAACGAAGTGTTTACGGGCGGCTACACTTATTACCCGGACCTGCCGACCCGTACCTGGGACGAAAAAGAACTTGGGAAGGGCATCTTCTATTACGAGCGGAAGATGAATGACGCCTTCCTCTCTGTCGTGACCTAAGTGACGGTCGTCGTGAAGATCGCCATCTCGCGCATGTCGATTGCAGCCGCTGCGGCGTATGTTGCGGTGGAGGCGGCGGTGGCGCATGCCGGCGCCGTGGACCAGGCAATTGTCGCCGCCGTTGCGGATGCGAGCGGCGATCTCGTCGCGCTGCTGCGCGCCGATGGCGCCTTCAAGGCCTCTGTCGGCATCGCCCAGGACAAGGCTTATACCGCCGCCGTCTTCGGCGTCTCGACGGACGCTTTGAGCGACGATTTGGGCGCAAATCCTAGTTTGCACCTGGGCATCGCCCTGCGCCCCGGCGTGGTCCTGTTCGCCGGCGGCCTGCCGATTGTCATTGATGGTCAAGTCATTGGCGGAATTGGTGTGTCTGGCGGGTCGGAGGCGGAGGACCGGGCTTGCGCGGAAGCCGGACTAGCGGCGCTTGGGCAGGTTTGAAACACCGCACGCGGATTATGGCGATAATGCCAACAGTTCAAGGGGCCTGTAACCGGACAGGCGCGTCCAAGCCGATCGAGGAGAC contains these protein-coding regions:
- a CDS encoding AraC family transcriptional regulator is translated as MDTTTLQRHSLLEEAPPDLISRHACMKVAQHRLHLCGRSLHDRGYLRHLSLGNVDLSSLGFGSEAVVEGAAPAHYYYIQMVLSGQLGLESQGNSVVVDCKSLAVINPSRKLSLHHSEDCRKLIVRIRSDVVERELANILGSPVRDPVNFVSTMGADGPGLRRLIRTIDYVCQEVDDPFSRCETVHVYERIEGLLCSAILTGVPNDYSEEISRLGEHNGPSYLRRAERYVKSRLSETISIDDLVNASGASMRTLYKVFNTHHNATPMGYVKRIRLEHARRELENIDGSVRTVAEVAMAVGMEHLGNFAADYKKIYHELPSETLRRNRQ
- a CDS encoding 2Fe-2S iron-sulfur cluster-binding protein, which produces MASERFTLTLEGHGASSGYADERVLVALERAQGFGQIKNMPCRLPVGCRRGGCGICRVRVLAGAYRRDPMSRTHVSVEDEGAGLVLACCIYPLSDLSLRLEPPAAVKGMGQKAIQQG
- a CDS encoding catechol 2,3-dioxygenase, producing MAISGVLRPGFIQLRVLDMPGSIDHYTKRIGMHQVTEGPDGRVYLKTADEFDHHSFVLRRADTAGYDLMAFKVLEDADLDKFEKRIADYGIAADHVPAGEMPGIGRRIGFKIPSGHRIELFAHSEQSDPKPRVHNPDVWEVEPHGMRALRFDHALLYGPEIEKNLNFFEKVLDFRCAERVDMPDGLLAIWLSCGMKAHDIAFVKYPEPGKFHHAAFDLENWNDVGNAADILTRYDISIDIGPTRHGITRGQTIYFFDPSGNRNEVFTGGYTYYPDLPTRTWDEKELGKGIFYYERKMNDAFLSVVT
- a CDS encoding GlcG/HbpS family heme-binding protein, coding for MKIAISRMSIAAAAAYVAVEAAVAHAGAVDQAIVAAVADASGDLVALLRADGAFKASVGIAQDKAYTAAVFGVSTDALSDDLGANPSLHLGIALRPGVVLFAGGLPIVIDGQVIGGIGVSGGSEAEDRACAEAGLAALGQV